The window GTTGGGACGCTCTTGCTCACGATAGCGGCGGGGACGCCTGCGCCACTCGTCGTCATCCTCGTCGCACTCGCCGTCGTCTCGACAGTCGCCGGTGCGGGCGTGGCACTCGGGATTGGTACCGTTCTTCCATCCGAAGACGCCCAGCGGACGTACCGTGGCTACGACGTGGCGACGCCGAGTCAGTGGGCACTCGTCGGATACATGTTCGCGACGACACTCCTCGTTGGAATCGCCGCACTTGGCTCGATTTTCGTCTTCCTCCCTGCCGAAGGTGGGAGTCTGTCACTTCTCCGTGTCGGTGCCCCAGTCGTCGCCGCAGTGGTCTTGGTGTTGGTCGGCGCGTTCGGGTACCGAACTGCGACACGGCGCTTCGTGTCACCCGTCTACCCCGACACGTGAGTGCCCGAAGAACGTGTCTGTACCGCGTGCCAGACGACACCGGGTTAGGAGAGACATACCCACTTGAGGAGAGCACAGAACCCGGGGTAGTCGTCGGCGTATGTCCTCTCGTCCGTGTGAGCAAGCATGCTGTAACCATGCTGTAGATAACGATTGTATAACAATACAGACAGTCTGCGAATATCGGTGCAATATGAGTCATCTTCCTCGACAAGAGGAACGCACTGATGGATATCGCATCCAACAGTTCACTCAGGACCACCTGGACGGATTTTTAGCTCTCCACGAACTCACCTACGGTGGTCACCCGTCGACGGCGCTCTTCGAGTGGCGGTACAACAGTCCGTACCTGGACGAGATTCCGATATTCGTCGCGGTCGACGACTCGGACACAGTCGTCGGTGCTACCGCGTTCTTACCCTTCAGAATCGCCGCGGGCGGTACCACGGCCCTCGCACTCCAACCGGCGAACGCGATGGTCCACCCAGACCACCGTCGGAACGGTCTCTTCAGTCGGACGTTGACCAGCGCAATCGACCACTACGAAGACAGCAACGCCGAGTTCTTCTTCAACTTCCCGACGGCCCCTGCACTCCCTGCACTCACGAAACTCGGCTGGAAAGAAGTCGGGACAGTGCCGACGTGGTTCCGTCTTCAGCGACCCGTCGAGGTACTCGACGGAGCGGTTCCAGAGTGGATTACCCCCGCCGCGTCTCGAATTTCGACGACACTCGCCAAGGCCCACAACCGAATCCGCCGTGGATTCGCGACAGGTGACGCGAGCGTCGACGTCCAACGATACGACGAACTCCCAGTAGGCCTGTTTACCGAACTGTACGAGGAGAACGCCCCGGAGCACATTCACGTCGTCAAAGACAGAGCGTTCTTCGAGTGGCGGTTCGGGAACCCCGAATGGGATACCGTCTCGTACGTCGCACGTCGGGAGGGCCACCCAGTCGCCGGGTTGGTCGCGTGTACCCGGAAGGCCGATGGCATCACCGCAACTGCGTTGATGAGCGTCCTTCCACCGGCGGGTGCCGACCCGGATACCGACGCACTGGTGGTCTTACTCGACGCTGTCGTCGGTGACCATCGAGACGTGGACGTAATTCGCGTGAGTGAGTCGTCGCTCCCCACGTCGATTCTCGAACGATTCGGCTTCCTCAGCAATCACGCGTTCCCGCTGTCACGAGTGGCGAACAAGACGCATCTGGTGACGCGTCCAATCGTCGACGACGCCGAGCACAAGTGGTACCTCGGTGAGCACCTCGTCACTTCACAGAATCAGTGGGCCGTCGAACTCGCCGACCAAGACGCTCCGTTCTGACCGCTCGATGGGGGAGCATCCGCTCACACGCCGGACTGCAACCGACGCCTGACGCGGATGCTGCCGGGGATGAGTCTACTCGTCGAGGTGTTCGATAC is drawn from Haloferax litoreum and contains these coding sequences:
- a CDS encoding GNAT family N-acetyltransferase, which codes for MSHLPRQEERTDGYRIQQFTQDHLDGFLALHELTYGGHPSTALFEWRYNSPYLDEIPIFVAVDDSDTVVGATAFLPFRIAAGGTTALALQPANAMVHPDHRRNGLFSRTLTSAIDHYEDSNAEFFFNFPTAPALPALTKLGWKEVGTVPTWFRLQRPVEVLDGAVPEWITPAASRISTTLAKAHNRIRRGFATGDASVDVQRYDELPVGLFTELYEENAPEHIHVVKDRAFFEWRFGNPEWDTVSYVARREGHPVAGLVACTRKADGITATALMSVLPPAGADPDTDALVVLLDAVVGDHRDVDVIRVSESSLPTSILERFGFLSNHAFPLSRVANKTHLVTRPIVDDAEHKWYLGEHLVTSQNQWAVELADQDAPF